Below is a window of Lacrimispora xylanolytica DNA.
AAAGAAAGAACATAATAATATAACAAAAGAATCAGTTTCCAGCTTTGTAAAATACATAAGAGAAAATGATACTTTGGCAGATACGTCGAAAAAGAAAATATTTTCTATCTTTAAAATTGCTTTAAAAGAGATATTAAAAGCCTCCCCTCAACTACATGAACTTTTGGATCTTATAAAGCTGCCAAATACAGAATGTGGAGAAGTGCAGGTATTTACGACAAAAGAACAGCAGAAGATTGAACAAGGAGTGCTTAAATGTGATGATTCAAGTGCCATTGGTATAATTTTATGCTTTTATACCGGGATACGATTGGGAGAACTTTGCGCACTTAAGTGGGACGATATTGATATAGAATCAGGAACTATGTCTATTATGAGAACTGTATCCAGGATAAGAGTATTTGAGAACAATGATAGCAAAACAGCCTTACATATAGGCGTTCCAAAGAGCCGTAAATCGATCAGAAAAATCCCTCTTCCTGAATTTCTTCTGAAGCTGTTAATTAATAGCAGTTTATATAACGGTACGAATAACTATTTTCTATTTACTGGAAATGATACTCCTTATGATCCTAGGAGGTTTCAGAATCTGTTTAAAAGAATATTAAAGGATAATAAAATCGCTGACCGCAAATTCCATACGATCAGACACACCTTCGCCACCCGAGCCTTGGAGTTAGGGGTAGATATAAAAACCGTCAGTGAATTATTGGGACATTCCGGAGTTTCAATTACTCTTAATGTATATGCCCATTCGTTAATGGAGCATAAAAAGGCAGCCATAAGTAAATTTAACAATTTATATATAATGAATACACAAGAAGCACCATTCGCCGTCGATTACTCCGTCTTAAATTTGGAAAGTATGTGTTTATAAAAGGATATTCTAGTAAAACGCAGTATCAAGTATACTGCGTCACATCAAACAGGTAAACAATATTAACATTTCTGTTAGCAGGAATCAAGAAGCATTTCAACAGGAGGAAGAGGAAATACAATACTACGTTTCCTGAGTAGGTAAATAACTAAGAGGAGAAAAAGTCATGTCTGAACGTAAGAAAAAAAGGAAAAGTAATGAAGAAAGCAGTTCTTCTGGTGCCAAGGCCAAAGCAACTGGCCTAAAAAGTCTACTGGCTAAAATTCTTATTTTTATAGGAGTTCCAGTCGTCTTATCCTATTGTATCGTGGGGCTTATTTTACTGAATCTGGTGCGGGTGAATGTGGATCAGCTGACAGAGGAGAAGCTGGAGGCAAAATCAGAGACAGCTTCCATTGAGATGGAGAAATTTTTCGACCGGTATAGAAACAGTGCCGATCAGCTCTCCAAAAGTGTGCAGATACAAAAATTATTTACAGACTTAAAGCCAGGTACTAAAATCCAGGATAGTCAGGATTTTGCAGATGTAATCCAGTCATTGAAAAACAATAGTGATACGGATCAGGAAAATATTCTTAGCATCTGGATTTCTGATTTTGACAGCAGCCAGCTTGCACAATCCAATGGGTTTGTATCCGATGCAGACTATCAGATATCAGATCGGCCCTGGTACCAGACATTGTTAAAAGAACAGAAAACAGTAATGACGGAGCCCTATGAAGATTTTACCACAAAGGCCCAGATCGTAAGCATCATATCCCCTGTGTATTCAGGAAATGGCGGTCAGATCGTAGGAGCAGTAGGCATTGATTTTTCCTTGGATGGACTTAAAAAGACCATCGGTTCTTATCAGCTTGGAAATACCGGATTTTACATAGTTACTTCCGCAGACGGACAGATCATCTATCATCCCAAGGAGGAGATGATCAATAAGAAGGTCAGCGAACAGGATATGTCTGATGGCATTAAACAGGCACTTTTAACTTCTTTAGAAGGTAAAATTCAGTATGCTTCCCATGGAGTAGAGGTACACGGATATGTAAGTAAGATTGGTGATACCGGCTGGATGGTAGCAACAGGACTTCCCTTAAAAGAGTTTTATAGTGAGTATAATAAGATTACTGCTGCAATGGCCGTTATATTCCTGATTGCAGTATCCCTGGTAGTGGGAATGATCTTCCTTGTATCAAAGGGAATTGTTGCACCATTAAAGGCACTGACCAATACCGCGAATCAGATTGCAGATGGAAGGCTTGATATATCAGCAGATGTCAAATCTCAGGATGAGACGGGACAGCTTGCCAATGCCTTAAACCGTACGGTGGTCCAGCTAAACCGCTACATTGGATATATAAAGGAAATCACCTCTGTTCTTGAAACCATGGCAAGAGGAGATATCAAAATAGATCTGGAACAGGATTATGCAGGAGAGTTTCAGCCGATTAAAGAAGCGTTGTTACAGATATCTCATTCCTTAAATCAAACTCTCACAGCCATAAAAATTACGGCCGATCAGGTGAATACTGGAGCAGAGCAGGTTTCCTCTGCAGCCCAGGCCCTTGCTTCTGGATCTACGGAACAAGCGGCTACTGTAGAGGAGCTGAGCGCTTCTATTATCAGCATTTCCATGCAGGCAGAACAGAATGCAGAGAATGTAAGAAAGGCTTCCGATTATGTTCGCCAGGCTGGAGACGGTCTGACAGAAAGCAATCATCATATGAAAAGGCTTAACGCAGCTATGGATGAAATCAGTCAGGCTTCTGAGAAAATATCAAGCATCACTAAGGTGATTGAGGACATTGCTTTCCAGACAAATATACTTGCACTAAATGCTGCGGTGGAGGCAGCCAGAGCAGGCGAAGCAGGTAAGGGATTTGCAGTGGTTGCCGATGAAGTCAGAAATCTTGCTGCAAAATCAGCAGAGGCAGCCAAACAGACCTCGGAACTGATCGGACTTTCTACCGTTACAGTAACAGAAGGCGAGAAAATGGCTGCTGAGACCTCAGAAACTCTTCAGGATGTAGCATTAAAATCACAGCTGGTAGTAGAAGTGATTCAAGAGATTGACAAAGCCTCCTCGGATCAGGCCGCCTCTATCAGTCAGATTAATCAGGGACTTTCCCAGGTGTCTGCTGTAGTTCAGACCAATGCAGCTACTGCAGAAGAAAGCTCTGCATCCAGTGAGGAGCTTGCAGCCCAGGCCCAGGTTCTTAATAATGAAGTGAGCAAATTTGTTCTCTATTAAGTATAGGGAGACAAAAAGTAAATAGAGCAATTGAGTAAAAATATCAAGAAAACGCCGGTCAGATGGATTTGGACCAGGCGTTTTCCTGTGTTTATAAGAGTTTTTTATTAATGTTGCTTTAAATGTGTGTAAATTGCATGTCGAATACAAAAGAGTTCAGTTGCCGAAATTTGCCATTTATGGTATACTATGCAAAATACAAGTCGAAAAACATAGTACGATAGTTTTTGATACCGTAAAAATACTTCTTGATCCGGATGAACTATGACAGCAGGAAACCAGCCTGTCACAGATGCTTCCGCCAGAAAATGAGGGTGTTAAAAATGAGGGAGGCTTTTCGGTTATACTAAGGAGGCATAGAATCGTGAAGTATTTAAAAAACAAGCTATTACTTTTTATTTCATTATTATTAGGTTTTACCGTCATATTTCTGACTACCATTTCTTCTTTTCTTTATTATAATAGTTCCATGAAAGAAGCAAAAAAGAATTCCTCATATCTTGCGGCAGCGTATCAGCAGGGGATTGATTCTGTGCTGAATATTTACCGCAGTGAACTTAGTATCACTGCTTCCAAAGGGTTTCTGACCGATGGGAAGACATCTACCGCCGATCAGAAGCTCCTTCTGAGTGAAGAGGCAGCGGCAGCGGGCTTTGACTACATAACCATTGCAGATTCCAAGGGAACCAATGATAAGGGAGACCAGATCGCAGACCAGGAATTCTTTAAGCAGGCAGCGAACGGGGTAACCTATATCTCTAATCCATTTGTAAATTCAGAGAATAAGCTTGTTCTTTATATCGGAGCGCCTATTGGTAATACGGGGAAGGTTTTATACGGAGCATTGCCATACCAGACCATTATGGATGGCTTGACAAAGATTAAAGTGGGTGAAAGTGGATACGCCTTTGTCGTTGACCGCAATGGAGTCACCG
It encodes the following:
- a CDS encoding tyrosine-type recombinase/integrase; translation: MARRGENIYKRKDGRWEGRSLNKNGKYHYFYARTYREVKEKMKDFKEDNISKTSVKSNNATELFLCWLTGEVSMRVKPSTYESYYRCVYKHIIPFFTKKEHNNITKESVSSFVKYIRENDTLADTSKKKIFSIFKIALKEILKASPQLHELLDLIKLPNTECGEVQVFTTKEQQKIEQGVLKCDDSSAIGIILCFYTGIRLGELCALKWDDIDIESGTMSIMRTVSRIRVFENNDSKTALHIGVPKSRKSIRKIPLPEFLLKLLINSSLYNGTNNYFLFTGNDTPYDPRRFQNLFKRILKDNKIADRKFHTIRHTFATRALELGVDIKTVSELLGHSGVSITLNVYAHSLMEHKKAAISKFNNLYIMNTQEAPFAVDYSVLNLESMCL
- a CDS encoding methyl-accepting chemotaxis protein — encoded protein: MSERKKKRKSNEESSSSGAKAKATGLKSLLAKILIFIGVPVVLSYCIVGLILLNLVRVNVDQLTEEKLEAKSETASIEMEKFFDRYRNSADQLSKSVQIQKLFTDLKPGTKIQDSQDFADVIQSLKNNSDTDQENILSIWISDFDSSQLAQSNGFVSDADYQISDRPWYQTLLKEQKTVMTEPYEDFTTKAQIVSIISPVYSGNGGQIVGAVGIDFSLDGLKKTIGSYQLGNTGFYIVTSADGQIIYHPKEEMINKKVSEQDMSDGIKQALLTSLEGKIQYASHGVEVHGYVSKIGDTGWMVATGLPLKEFYSEYNKITAAMAVIFLIAVSLVVGMIFLVSKGIVAPLKALTNTANQIADGRLDISADVKSQDETGQLANALNRTVVQLNRYIGYIKEITSVLETMARGDIKIDLEQDYAGEFQPIKEALLQISHSLNQTLTAIKITADQVNTGAEQVSSAAQALASGSTEQAATVEELSASIISISMQAEQNAENVRKASDYVRQAGDGLTESNHHMKRLNAAMDEISQASEKISSITKVIEDIAFQTNILALNAAVEAARAGEAGKGFAVVADEVRNLAAKSAEAAKQTSELIGLSTVTVTEGEKMAAETSETLQDVALKSQLVVEVIQEIDKASSDQAASISQINQGLSQVSAVVQTNAATAEESSASSEELAAQAQVLNNEVSKFVLY